Genomic DNA from Chthoniobacterales bacterium:
GTGGTGGACATGGATGAAGCCTTCGCCGTGCGGACCAAACACTTCCCCAAAATTAAAGTCACAAACCGCACACGACCGGCCGTAGTGGGCCAAGCATTTGAGACGGGCTTCAGGACTTCGCTCGTAAACATTAACGGTTACCTGGCTCTTTGCTCCTTCGGTCGTCTGAGCCTCCTCCGACTCGGACAGCTCCTCGGGAATAACGGGATCGACTGCATCAGCGGAAATGGCAAACCACGAAGGTCCAACGTGAGAAAGCCGACGTGTTTCCAAGTGGGGTTCAATCCCTCCGATCTGCCATGTCCCCGTTTCGGGATCTTCGCCACCCTTGTATTGAACGAATGTCTTCAGCTCCCAGCCTTCATCCTCCACAAGGGCGATGTGCTTTCGTGCTCGGCTGTAGGCGGCATTGGTGGTTCCAGCATTCGTGAGACGCCAGCCTTCGGACAGGATCTCGCAGGTTCCGCCCTTTTCGTGAACATCCCAAGCGGGGAAAATAACCAAACGTTCTTCGGGAAAAGAAAAGGACCAAGCCCAAGGCCAATACTCGCCGCCAAGGGATTCGATGAATTGCTTGCGGTTCATTCCTTGTCTTTCTTTGGAATCCAGATTTGCAGGTCCATCGCCTTTTGCCGGGCCGCGTTAATGTCTTGGATGAGCCTGTCGAAAACTTCGTCGATCTCCTCGGGCTCGAGGAAGGTTGCTCCAAGCTTCGGACCGTGTTCGCCGCCGCTGTATTCCGTGAGAACCAGCGAATAGTCCAAGCCTCCGCTGTTTTGCATGATGTCGAAAGTGTAGTTGCCCATGTGGTGACGTTATCCGTGCGAGGCAGGAAGATCGAGAATGATGGGGGGATAAACGAGTAACCGAAGGGCCGCCCATAGGGGCGGAACAAGGGGCAAAAATGTTGTAAGACATTTTTTTATCTCGCCCCATCATTATCACTATCATTTGACGCCCCGGTAGGGGCATGCCTCGCACACTCAACCTCGACGCTGGCTTACACGACGCAGTCGGTAAGAAGCACAAAACTGACAAAGCCGAGAAACGCTCCCGTGAGCGCTCGGACTTTATTCCCGTCCCCAACTTCGTCCGCGAAGCAGGTGGAGGCGTCCTCAGCGGCACCTTCAAACCTGCCACGCCGCTCAATGGAGACGGCATTGTTTTTCGAGTCGGCCGCGATCAGGCCGAGAATGACGCGTGGGCGACGAAGCCCGGAAAGAGGATACCGGCACTTTACGCTCAACCTGACGACGGCGAGCCGCTCATGCGGGAGCTGGTCGCACTTGCAAACGGTCGCCGTGGCTACAAAGACATTGTCGCGGGCGGAACGGTGAAACTCCGCAAACTCCCAAAGCATGCTGCTCATAGCCTCGTAAGCACTGCACCGCCTTGGGCAGTAGAAGTCCTCTCCAAGTTGCCCCAGGAAGATTTTCTGGCCTACATGAAAGGCGGGGCGGGCATCGTGGCAACGACTACAAAGGATGTCTCGGGTCGGATGTCGTGGAGCGTTTCGGCCCATTGGGACAGCGCAGTGCCTCACTGGCATAGCTCGGTAGCTCAAACCTACGATTTCGAGTCGGGAAGCACGCATGGCTTCCTTCACCCAAAATCTCGGTTCTATACGCCGTCATCGAGAGACGTTGGCGGCCACCGGATCATGCGTGAGTTTCCGGGTCTCCTGGACGAAGAAGTCGCTCGACAAGTTTCCCAAAACCTCTCACGGCCATCGAGAGCCGGAAAGCGCCTGCTAACCATCGAGATCGCCGACGAACTCGACTCGTTCACCGAAGAATTTTTCCGGCAGCGTGGACTCTCCGCTGAATACGCCAAAGCCAAAGAAAACTACCGCGAGAAAAAGGAAATTGAGCAGGATGTTTATCCGCGCCTGCGAGTGGTCGAAAGAACCGCGCAGTATGCCGCAAAGGCCAAAGGCAAACGCCGGAAGAAAGCGATTCATTTGCTCGGACATACCGTCGCCGAGCTGCTCGACCGCGCCCTCTGGGCGGCCATTCCGCCAGCTGCACGCCTGCCGCTCCGCTTGGCGTTTAAGGCCTACCGGATCTACACGTCCTCAAACGTGCCAGTGACTCGCTCCGTTGCTGACGAGATTCAGCATCAGCTTTTGAGCCTCGTAAAATCCAAGCTCGATTACGCGATTGGCAAACCTGAGAGCCCCCGAGGGCCACGCTAAATGAAATGAATTTATTCATTTTTATGGATTGAGGATGCGGGGTGGGACAATGGCCGCATGACTGACAAAGAAACTCTCCTGCAAAATCATTCCCGCACTCTCGACCTGCATTCAGAAATCCTGCTGACGGCCCGCCCGTCCTCTGCGCAAAACGGATTTCTCGTCGAGATCACAGAGCCTCAAGCAATCCAGCTTGAGGCTCTTTCCGTTGAGCGGAAGACGCTCCTACAAAAGATCTTTCCACCTGCCCCCGCTCCGGCTCGTGCGCCTTTGAGAAAGCGGTTCACTTCGAACGACCGTCGCTACTTCGAAGACGAGCATGGGAACCGCTTCGAGGACGCTGCCGGCAAAATCCCCTTCGATCCAAACGCCCCCGTTGTTCTTTGATATGCGAGACATCGACGCAGCCGAATCAAACCTCGCGAGTTACAAGCCCGAGGAATACGTCGAAGATCCAATCGACGTTCTAGCAGACGCAATCATCGAAGGCGGCGGGACGATCACCCCCGAGGCAAAGGCAAATCTCGCGAGAGCCTACAAAGCACTCAATGCGGAATCGTCCTTCGACGTGATTCAAATCGCAGTCGAAATCGCTTACGCGCTCGCGGCCTCCAAACTCCGCCGCTGGAAGATTTTGGGACATATCTTGCTAATCGCCATCAAGAAACACCCATGGTCCGGCGAGAAGGTCGGCAAGTTTTTTGGCCTCTCGCGGGCGGCGATAAACAAACAGGTCACCGAGTTCAAATCGAGGCAGCCCGACTTTTTGACCGCAGCTGAGGAGCGGTATTCAAAGCAATGCGCTGAACGCGCCGCTTGGGTCCACGAAGAAACAAACAACCATCTCACAGCATCATGGAATCTAGCCTCACAACAACTCAAGAAGGCAGCGTAACGACTACTCCTGAAGTCGTCTCCGAAATCAAAACTCTCCATCTTCAAAGCCAGTGCGAATTTCTCGCGGCTGGCCGTGGCTTCCTGCAACGCGGGATACGGATTGGAGAGCTACTTCAAAATCGTCGACAGGGAATGCTCGATGCTCATCTGGCGTTTTTGGAAAAGGAATTTCCAAAGAAGCACGAGCAAGTCGCCCTCAAGGTTCTCGAACTTCAATCGCAGGGAGAAGATCCAACAAAGATCATCGCCCGGGAATTTTTCGATTGGTTCGAGCAAAGCGGAATCAACGAGGTTTTTTCCTCTCGGACTGCCACCGACTATCTCCAAATCTACGCACACCGTGCGGAGGTCGAGCAGCTCACCGAGATCAACTCACTGCATGCTGCATTGAGAATTATCCGAATTCCCAAACCGCAACTCGAAGCTCCCGAGGCGATCGACGAGGAGGAAGGCCAAGCGAAAACGAAAGAGACTCCTCTTGAAAAGGCTCTCCAAAGTTTCTGGAACTACGCCCTCGCGAAGGATGATTGGAGCGACGGAGAGAAGGGCGAATACCTCCACGATTTGTATGAACGGACCACCTTCGCTCAACGCAAAGGTTGGCTGTAACTGTCTCCCCAATTTCTCCAATCGAGCGCGGAACTCCGCGTTCCTTTGGGGAATTTCATTTTTTGACCCCAACGGAGAAGCATGGAACTCACACCCGAACAACAGGGATACGAGGCCTTTCAAGAAGGCGTCGAAAACTACTCAAATCCGTTCAAAGCGTTGGCTGAAGAGTGGGATATTGGATGGCTTCGGGGTTGGAACGAAGAAAACGAAGATGACGCCGTGGCGTAGATGCCATGACTAAACTAGAATTCATCTCCGCCCTTCAAGATTACCCCGATGAAGCAGACGTTTGCTTCAAGTCACCCGAGTCCGGGAGACTTTATATCCCGGAGGAATGCGACATGCGCGAGGAGACATCCCACCGGCTGGGCCTCCTTTGCCCAGAGCCTATAATCGTGATCGGGTAAATCGAAGCCGAGTTTCATACCAAGAACCCGCCCTAACACGGCGGGTTTCTTTTTGCCCTTCTGCCTGATAAATACAGGCACTGCGTATGATGACTCAAACGGCAAGGTCGGTGATTTCATCGTGTGTTGTTTCCGAACTTGGAGATTCCGCCGAGGCAGTTCGGACGACACGACTTCGACGCGCTGAGCAGTCTATCCAATGCGGGTTTAGCGGGGCAGATGGAGTTTCTGTGAACGCAATGGCCGTCGCGATGATGGATCTCTATCGCGCCAAAGTTGAGGTCGCATGGGCGGAGGGAGAGAAAGCCGCAATTGAAGTCGTAACTCAGGAAAATGCTCCGATTGAAGGGGAGCTGTATGAGGTGCTTCTCGCTGCTCTCGATAGCATTCGGGGGTTGGTTTATTCCCAATATCGAGAATGCGTCGCGATCATCGTTCGGCAAAATACCCAAATCGGATTCCCACCTACCGAACCCAAGCCCACCTGGGATACCTTTGTTGCCGACGTTCATGGGCGCTTGAAAGCGAGATGTGAGCGAGTCACCCTCAAGCTGCAACACGGTCGTCCGACTATGTCCACGAACACCTACAATTTTAACGTCGAAACCCTTTCTGGCGGGGTGATGATAAATTCTCCAGGGGCAACTCAGACAGTGACCAATACTGTCACGGTTCAGTTGGACTTTACCCCACTACGTCAGGCGTTGGAATCGGCCGATTTGCCGGAACCGGTGAAAGGGGCTGCTAGGGCTGAAATCGACAAGATGGAAGCAGCCTCAGGGAGCGGGGATGCGAAAGGTTTCGCGGGTGCATATGTGAAGCTGACATCGATCGCGGCCGACCATGCCCAGCTTTGGCCTGTGGTAGCTCCATACGTGGCAAACATGGCGACGGCCCTGTCGCAGATTCTCTCCGGCTGAACGGTCGCGCCGGCAGAACATCGATCAATCCATGTAGAACCGTTCGGCATCCATGGCCTCGGCTTTCTGGTCCGTCAGAATTGGAATGTATCCGGCGACGGCCTCTAGCCAGTCGCAAACCCAAGTCAGGATCGTCCGGACGTTTTCCAAATTGATATGCGTGATTTCCTTGGGGATGCCGGCGTCTGAGTAGCGGAAGCCAAACCCTTTTGGATCGACGGCCATGATTTGCCCGATGGCCTTTTCAACACCATTCATCCACTCCCCCTCTTCCTCGACGTTCTCAGAAATTTCGAGAATGAGCGGTTTGCATTCGCTCCAAAGTTTGTGGAGGTCGTGACCCTTGATCACAGGCTTGTCGTAGATCCCATAGCGGCGGAACTCCTCGAGGATTTGTTTGAGCCGTAGCTCAAGGTGCTGCCGGTAGTTATAGATGATCGGATAGACGAGAAAGTCGATGACTCCACGGTTGTCCTCGATGTCGCGAATGAGCGCCTCGGCGGCTCTCCTGAACCCCTCGACATAACCCGTCTCGGGATAGTGCGAGTAATTCACGCACGCATTCAGGTGATGAGGCCCTCCGCCTCTCCAAAGGTCGAAATCTGCGGGTGGGGGACCGTAGTTCGGCGTGGACATACAGCGTTCTTACTTCCAAGCCTCCGAGATCTTCGGCCAGTCGTAAGACTTCCGATTCTTGTGGTCTACGATGTGGATTTGCCCGCAATAGAAAAGGAAACAGAACGTGCGTTCATCACGCATGGCGGCTCTCAAGATCGCATTGTTGTAGACCCTTTTCGCTCCGATAAATGCAATCACGGGGAATGCGATAAGGCCCAGGAACCACCAAAAGTTGAACAGAAATCCAAGGGCAACGGCGATTAATGGCCCTGCTGGAAACAGGAGTGCGAAAAACATGTGGAGGTGCTGGGTTCCTTTGTCTGCAACCAACCCCAGAAGCTGTGACTCTTGCTTGAATGCGAAACGCCCGACCGCCATTTCCCCACCTGCGATGGCATCTCTAAACGATGCCCATTCTCTCACCGGAAACGTTGGAATCTGGGCGAGGTAAACGGGGTATTTCTCATCGGCGTTGATCAGTGAATCGGTGACGTGATCCAAAGGCGTTTCCTTGTATCCTAGCGGAGTCGAAAACAGCGGAGCGTCGAACGGTATACCTTCGTCCTCGGGAAGGTAGTGCTCGGGGATATCAAATTTGATCGTCCGATCTAGGCCTGAAACATTCTGAATGTTTATCTGCCCTCGGCCATCTTGGCGGACATGGATGAAATAGCGGTTGCCCTTAGAATCTGTCCCAATCGGCTTCTTTGCATCGAGTTCCTTCGCCGTTGGCGCATTCGGCATCTGAATTAACGAGTCCGTAAGAATCGGAACGTCGTGAGGCATTCGCTCTCCATCCTTCAGAGCCAACGAAACAGAAATCCGCTTCACGGCATTCATGCGCCTTGCGCGTTCGTTGGGGGAGAGCATTGGCCCGCATTATCAGATACAGATCCTCATTGCGAGGATTGACCCGACGCCATGGGTGCCATGAACACCAAATCCCGAGACTTAACAAAACGGGAAGTGGAGCAAACTTTCTGCCCGAGCTGACAGCCAAATTCCGTGGGCTAAAGCGCTCCAAACTTACCTCCGCTTGGCCTCTACAGCGGAGAAATCGACGGCATCGTCGGAGCCTTCACTCAACAAGCCGTAGCTCGGTTTGCCGATTCGCTCTCGGTCTCCAAAGTCGCGGAATCCAAACCTACACGTGTTTCGGATTCATACGGCGTCGATGAACGCAGCGCGAAGAACATTGCGACTCTTCACCCCAAGGTTCAACCGATCGCCATCGAGTTTTTGAAGCAGGCAAACTCCGCCGTTCCTGCGGGCCATGTCGTGAAGATCATTTCCGGAACTCGGACCTACGCGGAGCAAGATGCTCTCTACGCGAAGGGCCGCACAGCTCCCGGTTTCAAAGTCACGAATGCTCGTGCCGGTTATTCAAATCATAACTTCGGAGTCGCCTTCGATGTCGGGATCTTCAACGGCTCCGACTACCTTGAAGATTCTCCGTTATACCGCAAACTCGCTCCCGTCGGGAAAGCACTGAGACTGAGCTGGGGAGGCGATTGGAAATCGATCAAAGATGAACCTCACTACGAATATCCGACCGGGTTAACGCTCGCCCAAATGCGGGCGCGGGTTGCGGAGGGTCACTCTGTTATTTGAGTTTAGGCTTGACTTACGAGGTCCGAGAGGACAGCTATCGCTTTGGCGGTAGCAGGAGCTACCTAGCGCCGCGTTTATCGGGCGGGCATTCAGCCCGCTCCAATAACGCCTAGTCGGCGTTTCTTTTGAGGCCTTAACCGAGTCGCCTTTCGGCGTCTCGATCAAGGCTCGTCGAATGGAGGGAGTTTTGAACTAACGAGAGAGACGACGACGGCGCATAGGCGCTGATCGAAGTTCGATCCCGGTTAGCGACCTTGGCTGAGTCACTCGACTTGGCCGCAAGAAAGCCAAACCAAAATGCGTAATCGCGCCAAAACCCACAACACCACAAACCAAACTGATAACTTCACGGAGTGTTACAAACGCTCCCTGAGCTACGACCATACGAAGAAACATCCGGGATACTGGAAGTTTGCTCTCGCTCTTCAATTCGATTGCGAGGGTCACGAGATTGATGAAGAGACACTCCTCGATGCTGGAACCCAAGTCGCATCCGCGCTTATGGGGGCCGGTGGATTCGGAGACACCGTTCTCGGAAACTGCTGGGTGATGTCACCCGAGAAAGTTTACTCGCAGGAAGATGCGGTCATATTCAGGGGAGAACTCCCGGATGTGCCGGCAGACGTCAAACCTCAGGTCTTGCAGCAGCTGGCGGCCGTTGCGACGACGGCTACTGGCCACCGCTACACCGCGGCCCAGTATTGGGACGGAGAAGTATTGAAGTTCACGTTTGCAATTGGTGGCGGCCTGAGGCCGGTCCACATGGTGGACGGACAATATCAATTCGTCGACGTTTCGAAGAACTAGACGGCGTTGAGCCAAGAGGCGGAGGAGAGAAATCTCCTCCGCCTTTTTTGTATTCAAATTTCCCCATTCGAGCGCGGAGTTCCGCGTTCGAATGGGGAATTTCCAACGCGTTGGAACTTTGACGCACCGGCAGAGGCATGCCACCAGCCTTTTCTCCGGAATGAAATCAATCGCGCCTGCGACCGCTGGCTCCGCTCCCGTGGTTTGCCAACCTGTGGGAGTCGGTCCCAGTTACAACTTTTTGAGCGGGCTGTTCGTGGAGCTGTACCCACCTTTCCGCATGCTCGATTTGCGAAGCATGAGGTAGCGCGAAAAAACCTCGTAGGTCTGAGTGAGCTTTACGCCGTCGTTGGTCTTAATCTCAAGTTTGAGATACTTCGAACCTGCCTTCTTAACTTTGCCCTTCAATGAGACAGGATAGTTGGCGTAGTTACTCGAAGCTGGGCCTTCGGCGTTTGCGTTGCCGACGATCTTCCCCTTCGACGTAATCTTCGCCCCGCCTTGATAGCCCCAGCTTCCGTCGCCAACGTTCGCGACGTTTACGAGATTGATCGAGAAGAGGTAGTTCCCGGCAAGAAGTTTAAGCGGGTTAGGATTTGCCGCCTGCGTTTGGGCGACAGAGGCAAACATTGCGAAAGCGAGAAGGGAAAACAGGCGCATTACCTCGGCGTAAATGTTTCAAACAAACAAGTCAATGCTGGCATTCATCAACGGTAACATTGATCTATGCTGGCATTATTGCCGTTAAGGTGCTCAAGTGCCTGCGCGAACTCTCAATCGGACGATGGATGGAAAATCGAATCTTCTCGGAGCCAAGCTCAAAGAGCTGCGGTTAAAAGAAGGTCTGACGCAAGCGCAGGTCGTGGAGCGGCTCCAAAAGCGAAAGAAGCAACCTTGGGACTGCGACACGATTGTTTACTCCACGATCGAACTTCAAAAGCGATCGCTGTCTGACATCGAGACAGCGGCAATCCTTGAGGTCCTCGGCCGAACGTGGGCCGATCTGCAAACATGATGTTTACCTTCCAACTGCCCGCAAGTTTCAGTCAGCCCGAAGGGGCAGTTAGGGAGGCCTTACAAACAAACAGCGCGGAGCTTGTCGCCGAGGTCACGGGCGGTTGCTGCACCGTGGACGTGCGGGAAATCGCTATGGACGGCGCACACGCGGGCCATGCCATTGTTTGGATCGGCGGTGTTGCGAGGCTGACGGAACGGCTGCCTTTCGAAATCGACTGGGGAACGCGAGTCGTGAAGTTTACCGCGCCAGCGCAATAACAACTCTGCCGACAAACGGCATGACGAGAAGGAATCCGGCAGCGACGAGAAGGCCCATGAAGCCAAAGCGCCGCTCGACAGCGCGGAGCAAGGCGAACAAAAGGCCGACGATGAGATAGCGGAGGAGGAAACGAGTCATTTTTATATCCTCGGTTTAAGGCAGGGGTTTGGAGCGGATGCGGACATCACCGACCTTCAAATCGGGCCAACGCTTCGCGTCTTCTTCGGAGACGATCCAAAATTTCTTTGCAGCCTTGGGCGACATTTTGCCCTGCGAAACCTTCGTCAGAATTTCTTCGAGAGTAGTGCCGGTGCTGACGGTCTTTTTGCCAGCAAGGACAT
This window encodes:
- a CDS encoding HNH endonuclease, which translates into the protein MNRKQFIESLGGEYWPWAWSFSFPEERLVIFPAWDVHEKGGTCEILSEGWRLTNAGTTNAAYSRARKHIALVEDEGWELKTFVQYKGGEDPETGTWQIGGIEPHLETRRLSHVGPSWFAISADAVDPVIPEELSESEEAQTTEGAKSQVTVNVYERSPEARLKCLAHYGRSCAVCDFNFGEVFGPHGEGFIHVHHLIPVSQRGGEYVVDAINDLRPVCPNCHAMIHRTRQPLTIEALRYLREKIQVARVTAGAR
- a CDS encoding M15 family metallopeptidase — encoded protein: MKQANSAVPAGHVVKIISGTRTYAEQDALYAKGRTAPGFKVTNARAGYSNHNFGVAFDVGIFNGSDYLEDSPLYRKLAPVGKALRLSWGGDWKSIKDEPHYEYPTGLTLAQMRARVAEGHSVI